A part of Homoserinibacter sp. YIM 151385 genomic DNA contains:
- the rpsH gene encoding 30S ribosomal protein S8, protein MTMTDPVADMLTRLRNANSAHHETVSLPNSKLKAHIAEILKREGYIAAWKVEEARVGSTLTIDLKYGPNRERSIAGIKRVSKPGLRVYAKSTEIPHVLGGLGVAILSTSSGLLTDREATKKGVGGEVLAYVW, encoded by the coding sequence ATGACGATGACAGATCCGGTCGCAGACATGCTGACCAGACTGCGGAACGCGAACTCGGCGCACCACGAGACCGTGTCGCTTCCGAACAGCAAGCTCAAGGCGCACATCGCCGAGATCCTCAAGCGCGAGGGCTACATCGCGGCCTGGAAGGTCGAGGAGGCGCGCGTCGGCTCGACGCTCACCATCGACCTCAAGTACGGCCCGAACCGCGAGCGCTCGATCGCGGGCATCAAGCGCGTGTCGAAGCCCGGCCTCCGCGTCTACGCGAAGTCGACCGAGATCCCCCACGTGCTGGGCGGCCTCGGCGTGGCGATCCTGTCCACCTCCTCGGGGCTCCTCACGGACCGCGAGGCGACCAAGAAGGGCGTGGGCGGCGAAGTGCTGGCCTACGTGTGGTGA
- the rplF gene encoding 50S ribosomal protein L6 — MSRIGRLPIDVPAGVTVTVDGQAVAVKGPKGELSLTVASPIEVKLEEGQVLVTRPDDERESRSLHGLTRTLIANNIVGVTEGYSKGLEVVGTGYRVTAKGSSIEFALGYSHSITVDPPAGISFEVEGNNKLTVKGISKQAVGEVAANIRKLRKPEPYKGKGVRYAGEVVRRKAGKSGK, encoded by the coding sequence ATGTCGCGTATCGGTCGACTCCCCATCGACGTCCCTGCCGGCGTCACCGTGACCGTCGACGGCCAGGCCGTCGCCGTCAAGGGCCCCAAGGGCGAGCTGTCGCTCACCGTGGCGTCCCCCATCGAGGTGAAGCTCGAGGAGGGCCAGGTGCTCGTCACCCGTCCCGACGACGAGCGCGAGTCGCGCTCGCTCCACGGGCTCACCCGCACGCTCATCGCGAACAACATCGTCGGCGTCACCGAGGGCTACTCCAAGGGCCTCGAGGTCGTCGGCACGGGCTATCGCGTCACCGCGAAGGGCTCGAGCATCGAGTTCGCGCTCGGCTACTCGCACTCGATCACGGTGGACCCGCCCGCGGGCATCTCCTTCGAGGTCGAGGGCAACAACAAGCTGACCGTCAAGGGCATCAGCAAGCAGGCCGTCGGTGAGGTGGCCGCCAACATCCGCAAGCTGCGCAAGCCGGAGCCGTACAAGGGCAAGGGCGTCCGCTACGCGGGCGAGGTCGTGCGCCGCAAGGCCGGAAAGAGTGGGAAGTAA
- the rplR gene encoding 50S ribosomal protein L18: MAVKSKSAARGRRHARLRKRIVGSADRPRLVVTRSARHVFVQVVDDAKGHTVAFASTLEAELRGFEGDKTAKARKVGELVAERAKQAGIETVVFDRGGNKYAGRVAAIAEGAREGGLSL; encoded by the coding sequence ATGGCTGTCAAGAGCAAGTCCGCCGCGCGGGGCCGTCGTCACGCGCGCCTGCGGAAGCGCATCGTCGGCTCGGCCGACCGTCCGCGCCTCGTCGTGACGCGCTCGGCCCGCCACGTCTTCGTCCAGGTCGTCGATGACGCGAAGGGCCACACGGTCGCCTTCGCCTCGACGCTCGAGGCGGAGCTCCGCGGCTTCGAGGGCGACAAGACCGCCAAGGCGCGCAAGGTCGGCGAGCTCGTCGCCGAGCGCGCGAAGCAGGCGGGCATCGAGACCGTGGTCTTCGACCGCGGCGGGAACAAGTACGCCGGTCGTGTCGCCGCGATCGCCGAGGGAGCTCGAGAGGGTGGTCTGAGCCTGTGA